The sequence GCGCACCGTGCCCGTGAGCATCCCGCGGCCCAGCGGGGAGAACGGCACCAGGCCGATGTTCAGCTCCCGCAGGATGGGCAGCACACGGTCCTCGATTCCCCGGGTGAACAGGGAGTACTCGGACTGGACCGCGGTGACGGGCTGCACGGCGTGGGCGCGGCGGATGGTGTCCGGGCCGGCCTCGGAGAGGCCAAAGGCGCGGACCTTGCCCTCGGCGATCAGCTCGCCCACGGCGCCGGCGGTCTCCTCGATCGGCGTGTTCGGATCGACGCGGTGCTGGTAGTACAGGTCGATGTGGTCGGTTCCCAGCCGCTTCAGGGAGCCTTCGACCGCGGTGCGGATGTTGGCCGGGCCGGAGTCCAGGTTCCACGCGCCCTTCCCGGCGTGCGAGACCAGGCCGAACTTGGTGGCCAGCACCACCTTCTCCCGGCGGCCCTTCAGCGCCCGCCCGAGCAGCTCCTCATTGGTGTAGGGGCCGTAGATCTCGGCGGTGTCGATCAGCGTGACGCCCAGCTCCAGGGCCCGGTGCACGGTCCGGATCGACTCCGCGTCATCGGTGCCCGAGCCGGTGTAGCCGTGGGACATGCCCATCGCGCCCAGACCGATCCGGGAAACCTCCAGGTCACGCAGCTTGATGTACCGCATCTCGCCCTCTTCCGATCAAGGTGTCGCCT is a genomic window of Streptomyces sp. NBC_00708 containing:
- a CDS encoding aldo/keto reductase, which gives rise to MRYIKLRDLEVSRIGLGAMGMSHGYTGSGTDDAESIRTVHRALELGVTLIDTAEIYGPYTNEELLGRALKGRREKVVLATKFGLVSHAGKGAWNLDSGPANIRTAVEGSLKRLGTDHIDLYYQHRVDPNTPIEETAGAVGELIAEGKVRAFGLSEAGPDTIRRAHAVQPVTAVQSEYSLFTRGIEDRVLPILRELNIGLVPFSPLGRGMLTGTVRSTDQFDENDFRRDNPRFTGENFRRNLALADEVKALADEAGATPGQVALAWLLAQGDDIAPIPGTKRVARVEENAAADTVTLTAEQLERLSSLPPAAGDTHTEAQARMLER